In Setaria viridis chromosome 5, Setaria_viridis_v4.0, whole genome shotgun sequence, the genomic stretch CCAAGTCCGTTAATTATTCCGGAGAGGCCAATCCCTGTTGTTGCAAACCTGGCTGAGATTGAGAGGTCAGCCAGCAGCAGTGGCTCAGGTCAGCTGTTCAGCCCCTCTGGTTTCCGATCTTTTATTCATGCAAATGAGGACGCTGCTCTGGCGTCTCCAAATGAAACATGACTGTAGCCCATTAGTGAAAGGTATTGCTAGAATTCACTGCAGGAAACTGTTGGATTACATACTCCAGGCAACTGTTGTATATAGCAATTTTAGTTTTGCTCCCACACAGGAAAAGTAAGGTTCTTGTGTGACAGTTGAATTCATTGAAACATTTTTAGTGATGTTTTTCCATTCCTGTATATTTAGCTTTCAACCTGCAGTAACTGTTTATCCGGATTCTGGATATGGAGGTTAACAAATTCGAACTCAAAACATCTCCCCTGATAAATTAGATTCATAACTTGCTGAATCTCATTGTGCTTTGAAGTTGAAAGCTAACTCAGTTCTAGATggtgtgaatttttttttcaataaggAAGCTTTATTAAATTTCAAGAGCATTACATCAAGTTGATACAAAGTCCTGAAAAACACTTCCGACCTCTGCATAGTGGGATGCACATAGCCTAAAAAAAGGGAAAACTTATCCCAAACACTAATGACAATCAATCTCTAGACTAGACCGCCACCCATACGCCTGGGTAAATAACTCCTTGGCAACCAGCGCCAATCGTAGTGATGCCGCAACAACCAAGTCCTGTGAAGCCAACCTCTGTAAAATAGCCCACGTACGGAGCCAATATATAGTCGAAAAGATAACCTGCAATGGAGAAGATGGTGTGAGTTAGTACATATCATTTGGATGGAAGAGCAAGGCAATCTTCTGGATAGATGATGCCATCAACTTCTGTGTGTACTGGATGCCCAGCTTCTCGCGGTGGACTAGTTAGAGTGTTGAACTCCAGGAGTCATGGGAACTCCCTCCTGACCTGGGTTCGAAGCGCGGCACCTTCTTATAACAATGCCCAAGGGGAGTCTCCCCCGTGGGTCGAGTTTTTTTATATGTATACTGTATTTCATTTAGATGCCGTAAGGAGGAATCATAAACTTAAAAATCAGACCCTGCATATCGGTTATGTTGTTTTTATCTGTCTCAAGGTTTTTATTTACACTGCCAAGAAAAATACCAGAGGAACTGCTTTTGGTCCTTTGATCTTTATTCCTCGGGGACACAAGAAGCGGGATGACTCTAGGCCTGTAGGGTTGTTATTATTAGCAACACCAATATTCTCTGATGTAAGATTTTGAAGGCACAATATCTGATATATGTATCTACCACCAAGGTCAATGAGTTAACCAAACAAAAGTAGAAATATCATCATGGAGTTAATGTTAAGCGTAACCATTAGCTGTTACATATTTACTAACATAGTAATCAAAATATTGTTGGGGTAATCATTGACAGCGAGCTCATTAATACTTGAGTGATAGTTCGCTCTAGTCAAACTGAGTTACATATATCATATCTAGATCATTTGCTTCTTTCTCATGGATGGTTCTCGATCCTGAGATCCAGTTAAATGTTTATCTGTATTATATATATCTAGCACTTTCTACGCACTAAGTTGGTTACAGCTGAGCATTCTGAATGCTACTGAAGTTTTTGTAGATCTGAAGGAAGAGCTGCTGTATAGATAGATAGTGTAGCTCAGCAAATAGCTAGCATACCTTTTTAAGGAAGGATCTCGATCTTCCTAAGAACACATGCCTTACACTAAGTGTTAACCATCTCACTTCCTGCTTGTCTGACCATGAAAAAAATTTATATTGTCCTAAGTGATCCTATGAAACAATCGCACATGTAAGGTATAAAAGTTAAATTTATATTGTCCCATGTGGCATCACTGACCATGaaaaaaataaccatgaaaTTCGTATGTGCCACTATGTGTGCCGGGTCCATCAGTCCAACACTCCAACCTCAAGTGCACGAGAGCAGCTTGGTGCTGTAGTATGATTGCCAGCCACTGTACTGCTTTCATATCCCACTGGAGCAGGCAAGCTATTCATTCTGGATGTTTAGGGGACCCATGTAACAAGAAATGCCCAGATAGTGGTCGATTTGGTTGGTTCTATAATTGAAACGATGGCACATGGCAGCAAAGCAAGTATTTGAAAGCCTGAAAACCTTACCTGAACTTCGTAAGTCATACTAACTTCAATAACTTAGCAGTAGTAACATTTATTGATAAATGGAACATAGTAAACAGCATGTTTAGATGAACAGGATAAGTTCAATGCAAGGAAAACATATCTTAACTATAAGGCATATATGAACTGAACCTTGAGCAGCAACACACATAACTGTGTTTAAGTCCATACACAGACATGCCATGACATACAAACTAGATGCTATAGCATCTTATCCTGAAGTTCAATGAAGCTTTCATTATTCTTTTAAGAACATTTCCTATATGAAATGTCCTATTAAAGCTTCAGTGGGGCTTGTTCATCCCTTCTAGTGCTCCCGTTGGTACCTCCTATTCTTGTTCAGTTTAGCATTGCCATGCTTcaaagatggtggaaatactGAAGGGGCTCCAGAGGAGAACATTAAGCCGCTATGACCATGGCCTACATGGATGGCGGTTCATCTTTGGGCACATATGCTCCTGGTCCTGGATCTGGCTGAGACCCAGTTGCACTACTAggtgctggagtctggaatGCTGACGAGGAAGACCCAAGCTCTTCTTTAGGATTTGCTATGTTCTGCCGCATTGCAGCAATGGCTTGTAGGCGTTCAAACTGTAGGAAGAATGATGAATAACAAGTGTTAGCTCAATGCTGATGTAAGGAATACTGAGGTGCATAACATGAACAGATTGAACTGCAGTTTGTTAGTAAAGGCTATATATTGGCAGGTGATCTACGTAATGGTTGAGAtatgaggggggggggggggggggggggggggcgggggcagATATGAGACTTCAATGTATCACAAAATTGCTTTTAGCCATGTTCAACTTGATACCTACTTTCATCGCTAGAGATATATATGATGGTGTGCATACTGCAAAGATGTGTGCAGCTTCGCTGGTAGTTTGCTGGCTCAATTCTTGAAAAAGTGACCAAAGCACCAATGTCATTTTCATATGAAAGGACTGATTTTAAATCTCTTATCTCTAGTTTGACTATTTAGAACTAAAAATTTTGAACACTATAATGTGAAAACGAAAAGTACAGCTTCCTTTTGAACGAGCATGGAGAAACATGTAATGGAAATTTCAAGCACTTGAAATTTCTTGTCACTTGGATTTTCTAAAATTTTACTTGACATGTTGTAATACCAATTTTTAGAAATAACATGATGACTGATTAACTGTGGCATCCAGCATATGAATTCAGATCGAGGCAAATTGTTCTGTAACAATGCGATATTCACCGTAGTTTTAAAATAAATTGATGTGGCCCTAATACCTAGCTTCCGATCACAATTGCAACCCCCTCCTGAGACGAGAGATGTTTTCAGGATTCACCATCATTTCCCTTTTAGCTTAAAGCTGTACCTTAGCATGTGGTTACAATCCTTTACTCATACCGACATTGTACCAAATGTTAGTTCTACACATGTCAATTTTAAAGGTCTACCACTAGGattacctttttctttttccagcgTAAACATGAGCTTAGTTGTTCATAGTTGACATATTATAGGATATAAATCTAACAGCTATGGAGGTAAGATAGCTATCTAACAGCCCATGTGTGAACTAATTGTAGCCACACCATCTTTACCACTAATTTCTATTGTAGTTATTTGTAACCAATAGTAATTTACTAATTTTAGTGCTCATCAGTTCCTATGCAGATACAACACATGCCAAAGAAAAGCAACTCTGATATATGAATTTGGAATTATTTTTACAAACCTCAGCTCTAAGACGAGCATTCTCAGCCTTTAATACACAAAGACCGCATACTTTCTTTCTTTGCATCAGACTCATTTCGCGGTTCTCTTCCCTCAGCATTTCATTCTCAATCCTCAGCCTTGCATTCTCTTCCCTGATGGTCTGCTTCTGTGATGAGCATCAGATACTTTACTTACACAAATATTCTAAATATACTTGTTATTAGTTCAATCATTAAAGCATAGGCGATATATTTTCATTTAGAAACTACATGTAACTTCCAAACAAAATATACAATTGTGTGAACATCTCAAACTGCTTATCATCTATATTGCTACCAGAAGTACTGTGCATCCTATACATCTTTGTCATAAGTGTACCCTGAGTAACGTTTCTACTGGAGTTGGCACCTTTGTACATAATGATATAATTTTTAGCTCCATTGGGTTTCcaggttttcttttttaatctTGAGTTAGGCACATTTGGTGTAAATAAGAAACTAGGTGTCTGTACGACATATGGTTTGTGCGCCAAATCAATGCAAAAGGCTATATGAAAATGTGTAGTCAGATCATTGTTTTCAGACAATATACTGAGTTAACATCCTTGGGGCAAACTCAAGTTAAC encodes the following:
- the LOC117857903 gene encoding homeobox-leucine zipper protein TF1 encodes the protein MADNSGIPSKQMKIWIANRRAQIKTIREENARLRIENEMLREENREMSLMQRKKVCGLCVLKAENARLRAEFERLQAIAAMRQNIANPKEELGSSSSAFQTPAPSSATGSQPDPGPGAYVPKDEPPSM